The following proteins come from a genomic window of bacterium:
- the tcmP gene encoding three-Cys-motif partner protein TcmP, which produces MSYKDLHEEPFDDSTIAKLEIFEDYAQAWLPTFIMQGVPKICIFDFFAGTGYDKIGIAGSPIRILEQIKVQLGHVFQKKTKIEVYLNEFEPNKKKQNKFELLKRSCSNYLNENKDVERAIEIHYLNHDFEEIFPLLLSKIRDFPSLVYLDQNGIKFLSDKYFLELEKTRQTDFLYFVSASYFWRFGENLEFKMHLDIDMTEAKKHPYKFIHRSIIEQLRKKLPTGTKLKLYPFSLKKGANIYGIIFGASHPFAVDKFLTIAWRRNETNGQANFDIDEDAQKEQVDMFFGKKLTKVEDFKQNVRRKVLNREIINNFQLYDFALEEGHIGTHAAECLKHMKKNNEITYDGISPLVTYDNVYNQKRQLEYKRP; this is translated from the coding sequence ATGTCTTACAAAGATTTACACGAAGAACCATTTGACGATAGCACAATCGCGAAACTTGAAATTTTTGAAGATTATGCACAAGCATGGCTACCCACGTTTATCATGCAAGGTGTCCCTAAGATTTGTATTTTTGATTTTTTTGCTGGAACCGGATATGACAAAATCGGAATCGCCGGAAGCCCAATACGCATATTAGAACAAATCAAGGTTCAACTTGGTCATGTCTTCCAGAAAAAAACTAAAATAGAAGTTTATTTGAATGAGTTTGAGCCAAACAAGAAGAAACAAAATAAATTTGAACTTTTGAAAAGATCATGCTCTAATTATCTGAATGAAAATAAAGATGTTGAGCGGGCAATCGAGATTCATTATTTAAATCATGATTTTGAAGAAATTTTTCCTTTACTTTTATCTAAAATAAGGGACTTTCCATCATTAGTATACCTTGATCAAAACGGTATCAAATTCTTATCTGATAAGTACTTTTTAGAATTAGAAAAAACAAGACAAACAGATTTTCTTTATTTTGTATCGGCCTCATATTTCTGGCGTTTTGGTGAGAATTTAGAATTCAAGATGCATCTTGATATCGATATGACTGAAGCAAAAAAACATCCGTATAAGTTTATACATAGAAGCATTATTGAGCAATTAAGAAAAAAATTGCCAACCGGAACAAAGCTTAAGTTATATCCGTTTTCCTTAAAGAAGGGTGCAAACATATATGGTATCATTTTTGGCGCATCACATCCATTTGCAGTGGATAAATTCTTGACTATTGCGTGGAGGAGAAATGAAACAAATGGTCAAGCAAACTTTGATATAGATGAAGACGCGCAGAAAGAACAAGTTGACATGTTTTTTGGGAAGAAGCTGACCAAAGTAGAAGATTTTAAACAGAATGTGAGAAGAAAAGTTCTAAACAGAGAAATTATCAACAATTTTCAGTTATATGACTTTGCATTAGAAGAAGGTCATATTGGGACTCATGCTGCAGAATGTCTAAAGCACATGAAGAAAAATAATGAAATTACGTATGATGGAATCTCACCACTGGTTACTTATGACAACGTTTATAATCAAAAAAGACAACTAGAGTATAAAAGACCATAA
- a CDS encoding phage Gp37/Gp68 family protein, whose product MKYSKIEWTEATWNPSIGCDKVSAGCKFCYAEVMAQRLQAMRTPGYENGFEFKILPERIEAPLKINKPTKFFVNSMSDLFHERMPYAFLDRVFATIRKTPHHTYQILTKREMNLEKYFRSRIVPDNVWLGVTVEISKKKNRIDVLRNIDAKIRFLSIEPLLENIGKLDLAGIHWVIVGGESGHGARPMKPEWAIDIQRQCDKQNVSFFFKQWGAWGADGLKRNKKANGRILLGKEWNEEPKYELPKKKLVQNSMRPQAL is encoded by the coding sequence ATGAAGTATAGTAAAATAGAATGGACAGAAGCAACTTGGAATCCTTCCATTGGTTGTGATAAAGTTTCAGCGGGATGCAAATTCTGTTATGCTGAGGTCATGGCTCAACGATTACAAGCCATGAGAACTCCTGGTTATGAAAATGGATTTGAATTCAAGATCTTACCTGAACGAATTGAAGCTCCATTGAAAATTAACAAACCTACTAAGTTCTTTGTTAATTCAATGAGTGATTTGTTTCATGAAAGAATGCCTTATGCTTTTCTAGATAGAGTATTTGCGACTATTCGAAAAACGCCACATCATACGTATCAGATACTAACTAAACGAGAAATGAATTTAGAAAAATATTTTCGTTCAAGAATTGTTCCGGATAACGTTTGGTTAGGTGTGACCGTTGAAATATCAAAGAAGAAAAATCGAATCGATGTACTTCGAAATATCGATGCAAAAATAAGATTTCTTTCAATTGAGCCATTGCTGGAAAATATTGGGAAGCTTGACTTGGCCGGAATTCATTGGGTAATTGTTGGCGGTGAAAGCGGACACGGTGCTAGGCCAATGAAGCCTGAATGGGCTATTGACATTCAAAGACAATGTGATAAACAGAATGTTTCTTTTTTCTTTAAGCAATGGGGAGCTTGGGGTGCCGATGGACTGAAGAGGAACAAAAAAGCTAATGGACGAATTCTTTTAGGAAAAGAATGGAACGAAGAGCCTAAGTACGAATTGCCGAAAAAGAAATTAGTTCAAAATTCTATGAGGCCTCAAGCTTTGTAG
- a CDS encoding VOC family protein: MSQKLAHVAIVVSDYDEAIEYYTKKLGFVLVENTKLSDTKRWVVVAPPRGNGCSLLLAKAANEKQQSRIGDQTGGRVFLFLHTDDFRGDYERMKKAGVEFTEEPRREPYGWVVVFKDLYGNKWDLIEKETI, from the coding sequence ATGTCCCAAAAACTCGCACATGTTGCCATCGTTGTTTCAGACTACGATGAAGCGATAGAATATTACACGAAGAAATTAGGGTTTGTTCTTGTGGAAAACACGAAACTCAGCGATACGAAACGCTGGGTGGTCGTAGCGCCGCCGAGAGGAAACGGATGCAGTTTATTGTTAGCCAAAGCGGCGAATGAAAAACAACAATCGCGTATCGGCGATCAGACGGGCGGACGGGTGTTTTTATTTTTGCACACGGACGATTTTCGCGGTGATTATGAACGAATGAAAAAGGCCGGTGTGGAGTTTACCGAGGAACCTAGGCGCGAGCCATATGGCTGGGTCGTTGTTTTCAAAGATCTATATGGGAATAAATGGGATTTGATTGAGAAAGAGACCATATGA
- a CDS encoding porin family protein yields the protein MKATYVLFCMMFATNIVFSQDQVIQRKIGLSTSLQKEQLDISIPIRTSEYFVLAPSLKVIYVEDAGTEFGFGASVKRYFRNTKVAPYVTGRASLFGLESKTDDSSWLDFGFGLGLGADYFFDPNFSIGIEAQVNSTVSDKNSYRFGNPGGTNVNTATAITASIYFF from the coding sequence ATGAAGGCAACCTATGTATTGTTTTGTATGATGTTCGCGACGAATATCGTTTTCTCCCAAGATCAAGTGATTCAAAGAAAGATCGGTTTGTCCACTTCGCTTCAAAAGGAACAACTCGATATTTCTATACCCATTCGCACGTCGGAATATTTCGTTCTCGCGCCGTCTCTCAAAGTTATTTATGTTGAGGACGCAGGGACAGAATTCGGTTTCGGCGCATCGGTCAAACGTTATTTCCGTAATACTAAAGTAGCTCCGTACGTCACGGGCCGAGCTTCCTTATTCGGATTGGAATCGAAAACAGACGATTCGTCGTGGCTGGATTTCGGGTTCGGCCTTGGCTTGGGCGCCGACTATTTTTTCGATCCAAATTTCAGTATTGGTATCGAAGCGCAAGTAAATAGCACTGTGTCCGATAAAAACTCCTATCGATTCGGGAATCCCGGAGGAACGAATGTCAATACAGCAACCGCGATCACCGCGTCGATCTATTTTTTCTGA
- a CDS encoding GNAT family N-acetyltransferase: protein MKQILETDRLIIRELNSHDAEFILKLVNTPAWLKFIGDRGVKNLDDAKKYIENGPVKSYADNGFGLYLMELKNEKAPIGMCGLIKRDFLPDPDIGFALMPEFEGKGYGYESASAVLSYGQRQLGLAKIVAVTVRENVNSIHLLEKIGLREEGTVVYPGTDEELLLFGVEFNGQGK from the coding sequence ATGAAACAGATTCTTGAAACGGACCGTCTGATCATCCGTGAATTGAATTCCCATGACGCGGAATTTATTTTGAAATTGGTTAACACACCGGCGTGGTTAAAATTTATCGGCGACCGTGGGGTGAAAAATTTAGACGACGCGAAAAAATACATTGAAAACGGCCCGGTCAAAAGTTATGCGGATAATGGTTTCGGACTTTATTTAATGGAATTGAAAAACGAAAAGGCGCCCATCGGCATGTGCGGACTGATCAAAAGGGACTTTCTGCCAGATCCGGATATTGGATTCGCCCTGATGCCGGAATTCGAAGGCAAAGGTTACGGCTATGAATCCGCGTCGGCCGTGCTATCGTACGGGCAAAGACAATTGGGATTGGCGAAAATCGTTGCGGTTACCGTCAGAGAAAATGTGAATTCCATTCATCTGCTCGAAAAAATCGGCTTACGCGAGGAAGGTACAGTCGTCTATCCGGGAACCGATGAAGAACTGCTTTTATTTGGTGTGGAATTCAACGGACAGGGAAAATGA
- a CDS encoding isoprenylcysteine carboxylmethyltransferase family protein, protein MRTNKISGMIGRSPINPFLFVVGKLAFIASGFFFLITIIVPISLLYSSRATSIIGIMLLVTGFCLAGFALFHLGESVAVGLPDRQTALKTRGLYRFSRNPVYVGGILMCIGSCLYAIHVLNILLFMTALIIHHAIILKEEEYLENKFGSAWLEYKKRVPRYIGI, encoded by the coding sequence ATGAGAACGAACAAAATCAGCGGCATGATCGGTCGAAGCCCTATTAACCCGTTCCTGTTTGTAGTTGGAAAGTTAGCATTCATAGCCTCCGGATTCTTTTTCCTCATAACCATCATAGTTCCGATAAGCCTGCTCTATAGTAGCCGTGCGACATCGATCATTGGAATAATGCTGCTCGTTACGGGCTTTTGTTTGGCCGGCTTCGCGTTGTTTCATCTGGGAGAATCCGTGGCGGTCGGCCTTCCCGACCGGCAGACCGCCCTCAAGACCCGCGGACTATACCGATTCAGCCGGAACCCCGTTTATGTGGGAGGCATCCTGATGTGTATCGGTTCCTGCTTATATGCCATTCATGTTCTGAATATCTTACTGTTTATGACCGCGCTAATAATTCACCATGCCATTATTCTTAAAGAAGAAGAATATTTAGAAAACAAATTCGGATCGGCCTGGCTGGAGTATAAAAAACGTGTGCCAAGATATATTGGAATATGA
- a CDS encoding TonB-dependent receptor, with amino-acid sequence MNLLISFLFTFCVFGNYPVEAAGDSNRIIADRKIATTAQTKAPGVIKGTVLDKSTRKPLVGANVTVENTRLGAATNRKGAFLISKLSAGNYTLRFNMIGYAEILHHVEVKGNDTLDINIVEMEEQAIQLKELVISAGSYSLMDVKPSNQTLTHEDIQMLGWAEDITRAVQRVPGVSGNDLAAKFYIRGGDVDEVLVMIDGMQIYKPFHQKDFGGGLFSTIDAETIESVDFSTGGFTAEYGDRMSGVLNMTTKQPRPGEKSQSAVGISLINSRAFSMRSFNDGRSSWMISARRGYLDILNRMMGNEFKLNPTYYDILGKVEHKLSEKQAISAHVFVADDTYKLDEEELEPGITVPNIDFSDTHYGSKYGWLTLKSYFRSNLFARSMIYGGLLNQDRFWNNFDNDPKAHFNSGTINDTRDFRFFGFKQDWNFEPSDKFFVKFGYDMKRSHVDYDYSKNIRNELLSPGDTILNRSVLFNAQKKLSGSQFAFYLSTRFRVLPPLTLETGIRYDHASYTQENLWSPRLNALYAVTKKTSLRGGWGYYYQTQAPDELRIQFEETSMLPAQKAEHFVFGVDHQFDNGLYFRSEAYLKKITRVPVTYATLGADIDEFYPESRDDLVKLTVTKATAKGLEFYLKYDSGEKLSWWLSYVLSKATDDVTDVTFAGNMTARTGVQSRPWDQRHTLNIDAYYRLNPGWQFNLAWQYRSGWSFTDFDLVRLQRPDGSYAYFHDYGTFNTSRYPSYQRLDARINKYFYTSKGKITLFLHVINVLNHTNVSGQDHEISSADASDFTWYKQKEKWLGITPFVGVVWEF; translated from the coding sequence ATGAACTTGTTAATCTCATTTCTATTCACCTTCTGCGTATTCGGAAATTACCCCGTAGAAGCAGCAGGAGACAGCAACCGCATCATAGCAGATAGAAAAATAGCGACTACCGCCCAAACCAAGGCTCCCGGCGTCATTAAAGGAACGGTTCTTGACAAATCGACTCGGAAACCTCTGGTCGGAGCGAATGTAACTGTGGAGAACACCCGATTGGGCGCCGCCACGAACCGAAAAGGAGCGTTTCTTATTTCCAAATTGTCTGCGGGAAACTACACGCTGCGCTTTAACATGATCGGGTATGCTGAAATACTTCACCATGTCGAGGTAAAGGGAAATGACACATTAGACATTAATATTGTCGAGATGGAAGAGCAGGCCATTCAGCTAAAAGAGCTTGTCATTTCCGCAGGAAGCTATTCGCTGATGGACGTTAAGCCGTCCAATCAAACCTTGACGCATGAAGACATCCAGATGCTCGGATGGGCGGAAGATATTACGCGCGCCGTGCAGAGGGTTCCCGGCGTCTCCGGCAACGATCTCGCGGCGAAATTCTATATTCGCGGCGGCGACGTGGACGAAGTTTTGGTGATGATCGACGGCATGCAAATTTACAAACCGTTTCATCAAAAAGATTTCGGAGGAGGGCTTTTCAGTACCATCGATGCGGAAACCATAGAAAGCGTGGATTTTTCCACCGGCGGCTTTACGGCGGAATACGGCGATAGGATGAGCGGCGTCCTCAATATGACCACCAAACAACCTAGACCCGGTGAGAAAAGCCAATCGGCCGTTGGAATAAGTCTTATCAATTCACGCGCATTCTCTATGCGAAGCTTCAATGACGGCAGGAGTTCATGGATGATCTCCGCCAGAAGAGGGTATCTCGATATTCTGAACCGGATGATGGGTAACGAATTTAAACTTAATCCTACCTACTACGATATTCTTGGAAAAGTTGAGCATAAACTTTCTGAGAAACAGGCCATTTCAGCTCATGTTTTCGTTGCAGACGATACGTACAAACTGGATGAAGAGGAATTAGAGCCTGGGATAACGGTTCCCAATATCGATTTCTCCGATACGCACTACGGCAGCAAGTACGGCTGGCTTACCCTGAAGTCGTATTTCCGATCGAACTTATTTGCGCGCAGTATGATCTATGGCGGTCTGTTGAACCAAGATCGGTTCTGGAATAATTTTGACAACGATCCCAAAGCACATTTTAACAGCGGCACGATCAACGATACCAGAGATTTTAGATTTTTTGGATTCAAGCAGGATTGGAATTTTGAACCTTCAGATAAATTCTTCGTCAAGTTCGGGTATGATATGAAACGATCGCATGTAGATTACGACTATTCCAAGAATATCCGAAACGAACTGCTGTCTCCCGGCGACACGATTCTAAACCGGAGCGTGTTGTTTAACGCTCAGAAGAAATTGTCCGGAAGTCAGTTCGCATTTTATTTATCAACCCGATTTCGCGTTTTGCCTCCTTTGACGCTGGAAACCGGCATCCGGTATGACCACGCGTCCTACACGCAGGAAAATTTATGGAGCCCAAGGCTTAATGCGCTCTATGCGGTTACGAAAAAAACATCGCTGAGAGGCGGATGGGGATATTATTATCAGACACAGGCTCCGGACGAATTAAGAATTCAATTTGAAGAAACGTCAATGCTTCCGGCTCAGAAAGCAGAGCATTTTGTGTTCGGCGTAGATCACCAATTTGATAACGGACTTTATTTCCGCAGTGAAGCGTATTTGAAAAAAATCACCAGGGTACCGGTCACCTACGCTACGTTAGGCGCCGATATCGACGAATTTTATCCCGAGTCCAGAGACGATTTGGTCAAACTAACGGTCACTAAAGCAACGGCCAAGGGGTTGGAGTTCTATCTGAAATACGATTCCGGAGAAAAGCTGTCATGGTGGCTGAGTTATGTGTTATCGAAAGCTACCGACGATGTAACCGATGTTACTTTTGCCGGGAATATGACCGCACGAACCGGCGTGCAGTCCCGGCCGTGGGATCAGCGGCATACGCTTAATATAGACGCCTATTATCGCCTGAATCCGGGATGGCAGTTTAATCTGGCGTGGCAATACCGCAGCGGCTGGTCATTTACTGATTTCGACTTAGTACGTTTGCAAAGGCCGGACGGATCGTATGCTTATTTTCATGATTACGGAACATTTAATACCAGCCGTTATCCGTCGTATCAGCGCCTGGATGCACGAATCAACAAATATTTTTATACGTCGAAAGGAAAAATCACTCTTTTCCTGCATGTGATCAACGTTTTGAATCACACGAACGTCAGCGGGCAGGATCATGAAATATCATCTGCCGATGCAAGCGATTTTACCTGGTATAAGCAAAAAGAAAAATGGCTCGGCATCACGCCGTTTGTGGGAGTCGTTTGGGAGTTTTGA
- a CDS encoding response regulator transcription factor, producing the protein MRILIIEDDARLARFLKTGLTQDGFAVDVAGDGESALVEFGVNSYDLVILDWKLPGMNGIAVCKEIRKRASHVPILFLTAQDSINNKVEGLESGADDYLTKPFSFMELAARLQALLRRRYSPLETFEIDDLVLNVQERKVTRGGKRIELSNKEFAILEFFMRNRNRLITHAALSNHVWEIDFDTGTNVIYVYVTQLRNKLNCGSRRPLIHTVRGAGYIFKEPEEL; encoded by the coding sequence ATGCGAATTCTGATTATTGAAGACGATGCGCGGCTGGCTCGGTTTCTCAAAACCGGTTTGACCCAGGACGGCTTTGCCGTGGATGTGGCCGGGGACGGAGAATCGGCGCTGGTGGAATTCGGAGTCAACAGTTATGACCTGGTGATCCTCGATTGGAAACTGCCCGGTATGAACGGTATTGCCGTATGCAAAGAAATCCGTAAACGCGCATCGCATGTTCCGATTCTGTTTCTTACCGCCCAGGATTCTATTAACAACAAGGTTGAAGGTCTCGAATCCGGCGCCGACGATTATCTCACCAAGCCGTTCTCTTTTATGGAACTCGCGGCACGGCTCCAGGCTTTGCTTCGCCGCCGCTATTCGCCGCTTGAAACCTTTGAGATCGATGATCTGGTATTGAATGTTCAGGAAAGGAAAGTTACCCGCGGCGGGAAACGAATTGAATTATCTAATAAGGAATTTGCGATCCTGGAATTCTTTATGCGCAACAGGAACCGCCTGATCACGCACGCCGCTTTGTCCAATCATGTTTGGGAAATCGATTTTGATACGGGCACTAATGTCATTTACGTGTACGTGACGCAGCTTCGGAATAAACTGAATTGCGGTTCGCGCCGGCCGCTTATTCATACCGTGCGCGGCGCAGGATATATTTTCAAAGAGCCGGAGGAATTATGA
- a CDS encoding TonB-dependent receptor — MKRRPRKNTQGVTAVPALTGLLLCLLLGSSRIAAQDTTSIFRLSIEELMNVSVEVSTAMKSATSYDEAPAAVYVITREDMDRMGLRTLGAALNFVPGFTVGKSILSGHQKNIYVRGEFSSLSEGILILRDGQRLNDGITGGAMAFTPDYLLDNVKQIEVLRGPASALYGANAFVAVVNIISSRPGNAPRSFFSTQAGNRGSIDLHGQHTLTVGKKTDAVVYGSLFQLDDPIKQRDIHQSIYDSTSDTFIPREFLNRTNREKTLLANLGASLNYHNLELDAYLDGSRSRNHWGSGSASNADSLQNEHQTKNFRMGAKYTAALMKKHRLTSLASYSIHRSKNDYKMNNFRSVLSPDLNPSGASFLLESDLQTSTLNMESFAELNLSRDHRTVLGLHVQVDRIEKLESNVGANDVNNDGIFDIQASDDSLEILFGRSVNTVYAAFLQHTWSPSERLIVTGGTRFDKYTDFGLRVSPRLTVVYRPVRSFIVKGLYGRAFRAPTFFETHQSDLNAIDVIENPNLKPETIETWEMQLTLKPSVSLSLSVNAFLNDVQHVIRPVAEQSGVPTQSKFQNAGSRDWRGVEIDLQYAPQSNITFFGNYSYTQAADEKLADVEDPVYGIPQHSVNLALNLTRGKYNLNLNAFSRFGWNDVPEYNSSTVKLDRIDLVPYTIVNARFMVKNIWKSLTLSLDIYNILNRESYFTDDRVFVPQAIAGNNRRFMAGVKYTF, encoded by the coding sequence ATGAAACGCCGCCCACGAAAAAATACACAGGGAGTTACCGCCGTGCCGGCTTTGACCGGCTTGCTGCTTTGCCTCTTGTTGGGATCGTCTCGCATCGCCGCTCAGGATACGACCAGTATTTTTCGGTTGTCAATCGAAGAACTGATGAACGTCAGCGTGGAAGTGTCCACCGCGATGAAATCGGCTACATCGTATGATGAAGCGCCTGCTGCCGTGTACGTCATCACTCGGGAAGATATGGACCGTATGGGCTTGCGAACTCTAGGCGCCGCATTGAATTTCGTTCCGGGTTTCACTGTGGGAAAATCGATATTGAGCGGGCACCAGAAAAATATTTACGTACGCGGGGAATTCAGTTCTCTCTCAGAAGGCATTCTCATTTTGCGTGACGGCCAGAGATTAAATGACGGTATCACCGGCGGAGCTATGGCGTTTACACCGGACTATCTGCTGGATAATGTGAAACAAATAGAAGTGCTGCGCGGGCCCGCCAGCGCGCTCTATGGCGCTAATGCTTTCGTGGCCGTCGTCAACATCATCTCCAGCCGGCCTGGCAATGCGCCTCGTTCGTTTTTTTCCACGCAGGCCGGTAATCGCGGGAGTATAGACCTGCATGGCCAACATACTTTAACGGTGGGCAAGAAGACCGATGCGGTCGTATACGGAAGCCTGTTTCAACTTGATGATCCGATAAAGCAGCGGGATATACATCAGTCCATTTATGACAGCACCTCCGATACATTTATTCCGCGTGAATTTTTAAACCGAACCAACCGGGAGAAAACGCTGCTCGCAAATCTTGGCGCGTCTCTAAATTACCATAATCTGGAATTAGACGCCTATTTGGATGGATCGCGCAGCCGGAACCATTGGGGATCGGGTTCTGCTTCAAATGCGGATTCCCTGCAAAATGAGCATCAGACAAAAAACTTCCGTATGGGCGCAAAGTATACCGCCGCTCTGATGAAGAAACATCGTTTGACCTCACTTGCTAGTTACTCCATTCACCGCAGTAAGAATGACTACAAGATGAATAATTTTCGGTCCGTATTGTCACCGGATTTAAATCCATCCGGGGCGTCTTTCCTTCTTGAATCGGACTTACAAACGTCGACGCTGAACATGGAATCTTTTGCAGAATTAAATCTTAGTCGGGACCATAGAACAGTTTTGGGCTTGCATGTGCAGGTAGACCGAATTGAGAAACTGGAATCGAATGTCGGCGCCAACGATGTCAACAACGACGGGATCTTTGATATTCAAGCTTCGGATGATTCCCTCGAGATTCTCTTTGGGCGTTCGGTCAATACCGTATACGCGGCATTCCTGCAACATACCTGGTCGCCATCCGAACGATTGATTGTCACCGGCGGAACCCGTTTTGATAAATATACCGATTTCGGCCTCAGGGTGAGTCCGCGATTGACCGTCGTTTATCGTCCTGTGAGATCCTTTATAGTCAAAGGTTTGTACGGGCGCGCTTTCAGAGCGCCAACATTTTTTGAGACGCATCAGAGCGACCTGAACGCTATCGATGTAATAGAAAATCCTAATCTCAAACCCGAAACGATTGAAACATGGGAAATGCAGCTGACATTAAAACCCTCGGTAAGCCTTTCGCTTTCCGTGAACGCCTTCCTTAACGACGTACAACATGTCATCAGACCTGTTGCCGAACAATCCGGTGTTCCTACTCAATCCAAATTTCAAAATGCAGGCAGCCGGGATTGGCGTGGAGTAGAAATTGATTTGCAGTATGCTCCACAGAGTAATATTACTTTTTTTGGCAATTATTCTTATACGCAGGCTGCCGATGAAAAATTAGCCGATGTCGAGGATCCGGTGTACGGCATTCCACAGCATTCGGTGAACTTAGCCCTCAATCTGACCCGGGGAAAATATAATCTGAATCTGAATGCCTTTTCGCGTTTCGGATGGAACGATGTGCCGGAATATAATTCTTCCACGGTAAAACTGGATCGAATCGATCTTGTGCCGTATACGATAGTCAACGCCAGGTTTATGGTAAAAAATATCTGGAAATCGCTGACGCTCAGTTTGGATATTTATAATATTTTGAACCGTGAATCATATTTCACAGACGACCGGGTTTTCGTGCCGCAGGCCATCGCGGGAAATAACCGGAGATTCATG